Within Gemmatimonadetes bacterium SCN 70-22, the genomic segment GCTGCCGGCAACATGGTGCGGGAGGTGGGGCGCGGCTTTCCCCAGCCGGGGAGCCTCCTCGTCCAGCTGCGCGACCCGTTCAAGCACAAACCCGATGTCCTCCCCGCCGGGGTGACGCACGTGGCCCTGAACGATCCGCACTGGTGGATGGACGAGTACCACGCCGGCGACCCGCCCCAGCTGCTGGTCGGGTAGCGCCCCGCTTCAGCGCTCGGCCGCGCGCACCACGTCGATGAACGCGTCGCCGTAGCGCGCCGCCTTGGTGGCGCCGATCCCGTAGATCCCCTCGAGCGCCGAGAGCGAGCGCGGGCGCAGGGCGGCGATCTCGTGCAACGTCCGGTCGCTCGCCACCACGTACGGCGGGACGCGCTCCGCGCGTGCCAGCGCCAGCCGGCGCTCGCGCAGCGCCTGGAAGAGCGTGGCATCGGCGGCGGAGAGCGAGGTGGCGTCCGAATCGGCGCGTGCCTCCCTGGTCCCGGAGGGGCCCTTCGATCGGGCGCGCGCCGGGCCATCGCTCGGGAGAAGGAGGCGCACGGGCCCCTGTCCGAACAGGACCGCCTTCCCCGCGTGCGTCAGCGCCAGCATCGGGCGATCGCCCCCGGTAAAGTCGACCCACCCGGCGGTCACGCAACGGCGCAGCAGCGCCGTGATCCAGGACTCGCTGCGTCCGCGCAGCGCGCCGAAGGTGCGCGTCTCGTGCAGCCCCGACCGCTCCAGCCGCGGGTCCGGGAGACCGGCCAGGAGCTTCACGGCCGCCTGGAGGCCAAAGCGGCGGTGCATCCGGGCCACCGCGCTCAGCGCCTTGCGCACTGCGATGGCGGTCTCCTCGGCGTCGGCGGCACCTGGCGCCTCGAGCGCCGTGCAGTTGTCGCACTTCCCGCACCCGGCCAGCGTCTCCGCCTCGTCGCCGAAGTAGCGCAGGATCGCGTCGTGGCGGCAGCTCCCCCCTTCGGCCCAGCGCATGAGTTCGAGGAAGAGTGACCAGCGGTGCTGCACGCGGGCCGCGTCCACCACGCCCGAGTCGTTAGGCATCTCGAGCAGCCGCCGGCGGAGCGGGAGGTCGCCCGGCGCGATGCACAGGACGCCGAACGCGTCATCGCCGTCGCGTCCGGCGCGCCCGACCTCCTGGTAGTACGCCTCGAGCGACCCTGGCGGGGCGAGGTGCAGCACCGCCCGCACGTCGGCACGGTCGATCCCCATCCCGAAGGCGTTGGTGGCGACGATGACATCGAGGGCGCCGTCGCGGAACCGTTGCTGGGCGCGCGCGCGCACCTCGCCGGCGAGCCCGGCATGGTACGCCGCCGAGCGCCACCCCGCGCGGGCCAGGCGCGCATGCTCGTCCTCCGTCCGCTTGCGCGTGGGCGCGTAGACGATGACCGCCCCGCGCCCCGCGCCCGGCGTCCCGATCGCCTCCGCCAGCGCGGCGTCGACCACGCGCGCGGCCTCGGCCGCCGAGCGCACCTCGCGCACGCGCAATCCGAGGTTGGGGCGTGCGAACCCGCGCACCAGCTGCGGCGTGTCGGCCCCGAGCCCCAGGCGTTCGAGGATCTCGTCGCGCACCACTGGCGTCGCGGTGGCCGTGCACGCCAGGATGCGCGCCCCGGCCAGGTCGGCCACCAGCTCCCCCAGCTGCAAGTAGTCGGGGCGGAAGTCGTGTCCCCATTCCGAGATGCAGTGCGCCTCGTCGATGGCGACCAGCGGGCAGTCCAGGTCGCGCGCCAGCGCGCGGAAGCCCGGAAAGGCAAGCCGCTCCGGCGCCACGTAGGCGATCCGGAACTCCCGGTTCGCCAGCGACGCCATGCGGCGGCGGATCTCGTCGGCATCGAGGGTGGCGGCCAGGAAGGTCGCCGCGACTCCGCGCGACGTGAGCGCCGCCACCTGGTCGTGCATCAGCGAGACGAGCGGCGAGATCACGAGCGTCGTGCCCGGGAGGATCGTCGCCGGAAGCTGGAAGGTCAGCGACTTCCCGCCCCCTGTCGGGGCGACGAGGAGGAGGCGCCGCTCGGTGAGGATCGTCTCGATCGCCTCACGCTGCCCGGGCCGGAACGCGTCATACCCCAGTGCCCGAAGGGCGGCGTCGAGGTCGGGGAGCGAGCGAGGCGGGGCGTCGGACATGGTCACAAGTTCACGAGACGGTCGTGCCGCTCGCAACCGTCGCGCTGCGGCAATCACCAGAAGCGCAGCGCGACGCCCCGCGCCTCGCGCGCGCCCGGGGCGCCGCCGCGACCTTGGCGACTTCTTCACCCGTCGCGACCCACGCGTGGGCCACTTCCCGACTGGCACGCCCGCGTGCCGGGAAACCAGCTTTCTGCCTCATCACCTCACACCCCTCGCATGCGAATCCTTCGATGTGCCCTTGCCGCGAGCGCGATCGCCGCGGCGATCACCGCCGCCGACGCCTCGG encodes:
- a CDS encoding recombinase RecQ, yielding MSDAPPRSLPDLDAALRALGYDAFRPGQREAIETILTERRLLLVAPTGGGKSLTFQLPATILPGTTLVISPLVSLMHDQVAALTSRGVAATFLAATLDADEIRRRMASLANREFRIAYVAPERLAFPGFRALARDLDCPLVAIDEAHCISEWGHDFRPDYLQLGELVADLAGARILACTATATPVVRDEILERLGLGADTPQLVRGFARPNLGLRVREVRSAAEAARVVDAALAEAIGTPGAGRGAVIVYAPTRKRTEDEHARLARAGWRSAAYHAGLAGEVRARAQQRFRDGALDVIVATNAFGMGIDRADVRAVLHLAPPGSLEAYYQEVGRAGRDGDDAFGVLCIAPGDLPLRRRLLEMPNDSGVVDAARVQHRWSLFLELMRWAEGGSCRHDAILRYFGDEAETLAGCGKCDNCTALEAPGAADAEETAIAVRKALSAVARMHRRFGLQAAVKLLAGLPDPRLERSGLHETRTFGALRGRSESWITALLRRCVTAGWVDFTGGDRPMLALTHAGKAVLFGQGPVRLLLPSDGPARARSKGPSGTREARADSDATSLSAADATLFQALRERRLALARAERVPPYVVASDRTLHEIAALRPRSLSALEGIYGIGATKAARYGDAFIDVVRAAER